A single genomic interval of Bacteroidales bacterium harbors:
- the rpsG gene encoding 30S ribosomal protein S7, which yields MRKSKPKKRVILPDPRFNETVVTKFVNNIMERGKKNHAYEIFYDAVDIVTEKIKEDGLEVWKKALANVTPNVEVRSRRIGGATFQIPSEIRPSRKQSIGMKNLILFARRRHEKSMANKLASEIMAAYKEEGAAFKKKEDTHRMAEANKAFSHFRF from the coding sequence ATGAGGAAATCAAAACCAAAAAAACGCGTCATCCTTCCTGACCCCAGGTTCAACGAAACAGTGGTGACAAAATTTGTGAATAATATTATGGAGCGTGGGAAAAAGAACCATGCCTATGAAATTTTTTACGATGCCGTTGATATCGTTACTGAAAAGATCAAGGAAGATGGACTTGAAGTATGGAAAAAAGCCTTAGCTAACGTTACTCCTAACGTTGAAGTTAGAAGTCGCCGTATTGGTGGTGCTACTTTCCAGATTCCTTCAGAAATCCGTCCTTCACGTAAACAATCAATTGGGATGAAAAACCTGATTTTGTTTGCTCGCAGACGTCATGAAAAATCAATGGCTAATAAATTGGCCAGTGAAATCATGGCTGCTTATAAAGAAGAAGGTGCCGCTTTCAAGAAAAAAGAAGATACTCATCGTATGGCCGAAGCTAACAAAGCTTTCTCCCATTTCAGATTCTAA
- a CDS encoding 30S ribosomal protein S12, giving the protein MPTISQLVRKGRQKLTDKSKSPALDSCPQRRGVCTRVYTTTPKKPNSAMRKVARVRLTNGKEVNAYIPGEGHNLQEHSIVMIRGGRVKDLPGVRYHIIRGALDTSGVDGRNQRRSKYGTKRPKKQAAKK; this is encoded by the coding sequence ATGCCTACAATATCACAACTGGTTCGTAAAGGTCGTCAAAAATTGACGGATAAGAGCAAGTCACCGGCATTGGATTCATGTCCACAGCGTCGTGGTGTTTGCACCAGGGTATACACTACCACTCCCAAGAAACCTAATTCCGCAATGCGCAAGGTTGCCAGGGTTCGTTTAACCAATGGTAAGGAAGTGAATGCATATATTCCAGGTGAAGGTCATAATCTTCAGGAGCACTCGATCGTTATGATCCGCGGTGGTCGTGTAAAGGATCTCCCCGGAGTACGTTATCATATCATTCGCGGTGCACTGGATACATCCGGTGTAGATGGCCGCAACCAACGCAGGTCAAAATACGGAACCAAGCGTCCAAAGAAACAGGCAGCAAAGAAATAA
- the rpsJ gene encoding 30S ribosomal protein S10, which translates to MNQRIRIKLKSYDHNLVDKSAEKIVKTVKLTGAIVNGPIPLPTDKKIYTVLRSTFVNKKSREQFQLCTYKRLLDIYSSTAKTIDALMKLELPSGVEVEIKI; encoded by the coding sequence GTGAACCAGAGGATTAGAATAAAGCTGAAATCATACGATCACAACCTGGTGGATAAATCAGCCGAAAAGATCGTGAAGACGGTGAAATTGACCGGAGCTATTGTTAATGGCCCGATTCCTCTTCCCACCGACAAGAAGATCTACACGGTACTACGCTCAACTTTCGTCAATAAAAAGTCGCGTGAGCAATTCCAGTTATGTACTTACAAAAGATTACTGGATATCTACAGCTCAACTGCAAAAACGATTGATGCATTGATGAAACTGGAACTGCCCAGCGGTGTTGAAGTTGAGATCAAGATCTGA
- a CDS encoding response regulator: MSVKVLIIDDEPLARDLVRSYLSNHSEIEILGECVDGYEALKSIQQWNPDLVFLDIQMPKLDGFELLEVLPQKPEIIFTTAYDQFAIKAFEMNAVDYLLKPFAKERFDAAVNKAVQRISQGQANQVSPVEKLKEHLESATQMVERVVTRLGSKVTVIPVDRIWYIEAQDDYVMIYSELGNHLKEKTMKFFEQHLPSNNFIRIHRSSIINISQIAAVDQYTKDTHLVTLKCGAKLRASEEGYKRLRVFL, from the coding sequence ATGTCAGTAAAAGTATTAATCATCGATGATGAGCCCCTTGCCAGAGACCTTGTCAGGAGTTACTTATCCAATCATTCTGAAATTGAAATACTTGGAGAGTGTGTGGATGGTTATGAGGCTTTAAAAAGTATTCAACAATGGAATCCGGACCTGGTATTCCTCGATATCCAGATGCCTAAACTTGACGGATTTGAATTATTGGAAGTTTTACCTCAAAAACCGGAAATCATTTTTACCACAGCATATGATCAGTTTGCCATCAAGGCATTCGAAATGAATGCAGTGGATTACCTGCTCAAACCTTTTGCAAAGGAAAGATTTGATGCAGCAGTAAATAAAGCCGTTCAGCGGATCAGCCAGGGCCAGGCAAACCAGGTTAGTCCTGTGGAAAAGCTAAAAGAACACCTGGAATCTGCTACTCAGATGGTGGAAAGGGTTGTTACCAGGTTGGGATCTAAAGTTACGGTTATTCCTGTCGACCGAATCTGGTATATTGAAGCGCAGGATGATTATGTGATGATCTATTCAGAATTAGGAAATCATCTGAAAGAAAAAACCATGAAGTTCTTTGAACAACATCTGCCCTCCAATAACTTCATTAGAATTCATAGAAGTTCTATCATCAATATATCTCAGATTGCCGCTGTTGATCAATATACAAAGGATACCCACTTAGTTACCCTCAAGTGTGGGGCTAAGCTTCGTGCCAGCGAAGAAGGCTACAAACGACTCAGGGTGTTTTTATAA
- a CDS encoding ATP-binding protein gives MQIANSPFIFGRKAVGDNFTDRKGETERLISNFRNKVNTILISPRRLGKSSLVKKAGDQSISSTLIVIHLDAFGIRDANEFYKVLATEVIRSTSGTIETWIENAKRFFSRITPRFSFGSDPVNSFELSFDLDSIEKNYQEILDLPEKIASEKDIKLVICIDEFQNTALFSDSVLFHKRLRTAWQNHQSVTYCIYGSKYHMMSALFEKQSMPFYRFGEIIHLGKIPADDWVKFIAKRFRSTNKTIDLSLAQSIADTVKCHSYYVQLLSHLVWLRTSDEANDEILTIAKDDMIVQNAMLYQYETEALSETQLNFLKAVATGIKANFNSGQVIQQFRLGTSANVSKVKKVLIDKEIIDLSGQGVEFLDPVYELWFIRNILKRK, from the coding sequence ATGCAAATAGCTAATAGCCCGTTCATTTTCGGAAGGAAGGCGGTAGGAGATAATTTTACTGACAGAAAGGGTGAAACAGAGCGATTGATTTCCAATTTCCGAAATAAAGTAAATACTATTCTGATTTCACCCCGACGCTTGGGGAAGTCGTCGTTAGTGAAAAAAGCAGGTGATCAGTCAATTTCCAGCACATTGATTGTTATTCATCTGGATGCTTTTGGAATACGTGATGCAAATGAGTTTTATAAGGTTCTGGCAACCGAAGTCATAAGAAGTACTTCAGGTACTATTGAAACATGGATTGAGAATGCCAAACGATTCTTTTCGCGGATCACGCCTCGCTTCTCATTTGGTTCCGATCCTGTAAACTCATTTGAACTTTCATTTGACCTCGATTCAATAGAAAAAAATTATCAGGAAATACTTGATCTGCCAGAAAAAATTGCTTCTGAAAAGGATATTAAACTTGTGATATGTATTGATGAATTTCAGAATACAGCTCTTTTCAGCGATTCAGTTTTGTTTCATAAACGGCTCCGAACAGCCTGGCAAAATCATCAGTCTGTTACATATTGCATTTATGGGAGCAAATACCATATGATGTCAGCATTGTTCGAGAAACAGTCCATGCCATTTTACCGGTTCGGTGAAATTATTCACCTTGGTAAAATACCTGCTGATGATTGGGTAAAGTTTATTGCTAAAAGGTTTCGATCCACTAATAAGACAATTGATCTGTCATTGGCCCAATCCATTGCAGATACTGTAAAATGCCATTCATACTATGTACAACTATTGTCGCATCTTGTTTGGTTGCGTACTTCTGATGAGGCTAATGATGAAATCCTTACTATTGCTAAAGATGATATGATTGTTCAGAATGCGATGCTATACCAATATGAAACTGAAGCCCTTAGTGAAACACAGTTGAATTTCCTCAAAGCGGTGGCAACAGGTATAAAAGCCAATTTCAATAGCGGTCAGGTCATTCAACAATTCAGATTAGGCACTTCAGCCAATGTTAGTAAGGTAAAAAAAGTGCTGATTGATAAAGAGATCATTGACTTGTCTGGGCAAGGTGTGGAATTCCTTGATCCAGTCTATGAATTATGGTTTATCCGAAACATATTGAAACGAAAATAA
- the rplC gene encoding 50S ribosomal protein L3 has product MSGIIGKKIGMTSIFDANGKNMACTVIEAGPCVVTQVRTKEKDGYEAIQLAFDDKSEKHATKAEIGHFKKAGISPKRVLMEFTRFEEDHKKTFGDVLKVDIFEEGEFIDVVGITKGKGFQGVIRRHGFSGVGGATHGQHNRLRAPGSVGASSYPSKVFKGMRMAGRMGNDRVKLINLQILKIVPEKNLIVVKGSVPGPSGSYVIVERWS; this is encoded by the coding sequence ATGTCAGGAATTATCGGTAAAAAAATAGGGATGACCAGTATATTCGATGCCAATGGCAAGAATATGGCTTGTACCGTGATCGAAGCGGGTCCCTGTGTTGTAACCCAGGTCAGGACCAAGGAAAAGGACGGCTATGAAGCTATCCAGTTGGCTTTCGACGATAAAAGTGAAAAACATGCTACCAAAGCTGAGATTGGCCACTTCAAAAAAGCTGGTATCTCTCCTAAAAGGGTGCTAATGGAGTTCACACGTTTTGAAGAAGACCACAAGAAGACTTTCGGTGATGTTCTTAAAGTGGATATTTTCGAAGAAGGAGAATTCATCGACGTAGTTGGAATCACTAAAGGAAAGGGTTTCCAGGGAGTTATCCGTCGCCATGGGTTCAGTGGAGTTGGTGGAGCAACACACGGCCAGCACAACCGCCTCAGGGCACCTGGTTCAGTAGGAGCATCTTCCTATCCAAGTAAAGTTTTCAAAGGAATGCGGATGGCAGGCCGTATGGGAAATGACAGGGTGAAATTGATCAACCTTCAGATTCTGAAGATTGTACCCGAAAAAAACCTGATCGTAGTTAAAGGTTCCGTTCCAGGACCAAGTGGTTCATATGTAATAGTTGAAAGATGGAGCTAA
- the rplD gene encoding 50S ribosomal protein L4, translated as MELTVYNIKGEKTARTVTLNDDIFNVTPNDHAIYLDAKQYLANQRQGTHDSLEKSTISGSTKKLKKQKGTGGARAGSIKSPLFRGGARVFGPHPRDYSFKLNKKLKKLARMSALAYKAKENNIVVIEDFTFETPKTKQFSAVLTALKLTAGKTLMVFPETNTNVVLSARNLSKAWVTRVSELNTYEILRASNLVITESSVSEIEKIFGN; from the coding sequence ATGGAGCTAACAGTATATAACATTAAAGGCGAAAAAACGGCCAGAACTGTTACTTTGAATGATGATATTTTCAATGTAACTCCTAATGATCACGCGATCTATCTGGATGCTAAACAATACCTTGCCAATCAACGTCAAGGCACTCACGACTCACTGGAGAAATCAACCATTAGCGGTAGTACCAAGAAGTTAAAAAAGCAAAAAGGTACAGGCGGTGCCAGGGCTGGTAGTATTAAGTCTCCCTTATTCAGAGGTGGAGCCAGGGTTTTTGGACCTCATCCCAGGGATTACAGTTTCAAGCTCAACAAAAAGCTAAAGAAACTTGCCAGGATGTCAGCATTGGCTTATAAAGCAAAAGAGAACAATATTGTTGTAATTGAGGATTTTACATTTGAAACCCCAAAGACCAAACAATTTTCAGCTGTCCTGACTGCATTGAAACTTACAGCCGGAAAAACACTTATGGTTTTTCCAGAAACTAATACCAATGTAGTTCTCTCTGCACGCAACCTTTCGAAGGCTTGGGTAACCAGGGTCAGCGAACTTAATACTTACGAAATTCTCCGTGCCAGTAACCTGGTAATTACTGAGAGTTCAGTAAGTGAAATTGAAAAGATTTTTGGCAATTAA
- the rplW gene encoding 50S ribosomal protein L23, producing MGIIIKPIITEKMTAQGETLNRYGFIVDKRANKLQIKKAVKELYGVVPDEVNTMNYAGKNKSRFTKSGVISGKTNSFKKAIVTLAKGESIDFYSNI from the coding sequence ATGGGTATCATCATCAAGCCGATCATTACCGAGAAAATGACAGCCCAGGGCGAAACGCTGAACCGTTATGGTTTCATAGTGGACAAGCGTGCCAATAAGCTGCAGATCAAAAAGGCAGTCAAAGAATTGTACGGCGTTGTACCGGATGAGGTCAACACAATGAATTATGCCGGTAAGAATAAATCACGCTTTACCAAGAGTGGAGTGATCTCCGGTAAGACCAATTCATTTAAGAAGGCTATCGTAACTTTAGCCAAAGGCGAATCAATCGATTT
- a CDS encoding carbohydrate binding family 9 domain-containing protein yields MSRLHTSIFLFVLVTLPYLSFSQKSYQTSRLSGKQPEIDGMIDEECWKSVEWGTNFTQREPNDGQSPSQNTSFRILYDDNNLYVAIRAYDSVPSEIVTRLTRRDNTDSDWVGVIVDSYDDNLTGFGFAVTASGVKMDLMITNDGMDDPTWDALWLAKTKLDDKGWTAEFRIPLTQLRFGKADELSWGLNVFRYIYRKQEMSLWQPIARNAPGFVSLFGTLNGLKGIKPKKDIEILPYAVVKAEYDEKEEGNPFEKGHQYGSAIGVDGKVSLTNDITLNFTVNPDFGQVEADPSVVNLSAFESYFSEKRPFFIEGKNIFDYSLTGGDGDDTRNILFYSRRIGRAPHYSPDLEDGEYAQMPSTTHILGSFKVSGKTRNGLSIGVMESLTRKEQATIDLNGERRKVTTEPMTNYFIARVQQDYNKGTSSLGGMVTATNRSIQSDYLNFMPRSAYAAGLDYNYTWKNKTYYFDLKFVGTRLEGNKEAITELQQSSARYYQSPDKNYVKLDTNRTSLSGYAFTFDIGKSGNGHFNYMAWLTLRSPGVDFNDVGYMRQADEVQQVVWIGYREYKPKRLFKYYGLNFNEYIGWSFGGQSIYKGANVNGFGQFNNYWNIGSGFNMDAESLDRSQLRGGPGLMVPGGYNYWIDLSSDGRKKLSMGVNAWLYRGFEEYTSMNGLSLSATFKPINSLSISLSPDYSWGFNELQYVTDLTYNESTRFILARLDQHSFGVSVRLDYSLTPDLSIQYYGQPFLFAGNYSNYKRVINAKASDYEDRFIDFTEGVELFEGEDENEWQVDENRDGNVDYTFSDDDFNFMQFRSNLVMRWEYRPGSSLYLVWSQGRTQDDTHGDFAFRRDMNYLFDKHPQDIFLVKVSYMLVF; encoded by the coding sequence ATGAGCCGACTCCATACCAGTATTTTCCTCTTTGTTTTAGTCACCCTTCCATATCTCTCTTTTTCTCAGAAATCATATCAAACATCCCGCCTTTCCGGAAAACAACCGGAAATCGATGGGATGATCGATGAGGAATGCTGGAAGAGTGTTGAATGGGGGACAAATTTTACCCAAAGAGAACCCAATGATGGTCAATCGCCTTCACAAAATACTTCTTTCAGGATACTTTATGATGACAACAACCTTTATGTTGCAATAAGGGCATATGATTCAGTGCCATCAGAAATTGTTACCAGGCTGACCCGAAGGGATAATACAGATAGTGACTGGGTAGGAGTGATTGTTGACAGCTATGATGACAATCTTACGGGTTTTGGATTTGCTGTTACTGCCTCAGGTGTGAAAATGGACCTGATGATAACCAATGATGGGATGGATGATCCAACCTGGGATGCATTATGGCTCGCAAAAACAAAATTGGATGATAAGGGTTGGACAGCTGAATTTCGCATTCCCCTCACTCAACTCAGGTTTGGAAAGGCTGATGAATTATCATGGGGCTTAAATGTTTTCAGGTATATTTATCGCAAACAGGAAATGTCACTTTGGCAACCCATTGCGAGGAATGCTCCTGGATTTGTTAGCCTTTTCGGTACTTTAAATGGTTTGAAAGGAATTAAACCAAAGAAAGATATTGAAATATTACCTTATGCAGTTGTCAAAGCTGAGTATGATGAAAAGGAAGAAGGAAACCCCTTCGAAAAAGGCCATCAGTATGGCTCGGCGATAGGTGTAGATGGAAAGGTTTCCCTCACCAATGATATTACTCTCAACTTCACGGTTAACCCGGATTTTGGTCAAGTCGAAGCTGACCCCTCTGTTGTTAATCTTTCTGCTTTTGAATCCTATTTTTCCGAGAAAAGGCCCTTCTTTATCGAAGGTAAGAATATTTTCGACTATAGCCTTACAGGGGGTGATGGGGATGATACCCGGAATATCCTTTTCTATTCCAGGCGGATAGGTCGAGCACCGCATTACTCTCCTGATCTGGAAGATGGGGAATATGCTCAAATGCCTTCAACTACGCATATACTTGGTTCTTTCAAGGTTTCAGGAAAGACTCGGAACGGACTTTCCATTGGGGTTATGGAATCACTTACCCGTAAGGAACAGGCCACAATCGACCTGAATGGCGAGCGCAGAAAGGTTACTACCGAACCAATGACCAACTATTTTATCGCCAGGGTGCAGCAGGACTATAATAAAGGTACATCCAGCCTGGGTGGAATGGTAACAGCCACCAACAGGTCCATTCAATCCGATTACCTGAACTTCATGCCCAGGTCAGCCTATGCTGCTGGTTTGGATTATAACTATACCTGGAAAAATAAGACCTACTATTTCGACCTTAAATTTGTGGGAACCCGACTTGAAGGCAATAAGGAAGCAATCACTGAATTGCAGCAATCTTCAGCCCGTTACTACCAAAGTCCGGATAAGAATTATGTGAAACTTGATACAAATAGAACCAGCTTATCCGGCTACGCATTTACTTTTGATATTGGAAAATCCGGCAACGGACATTTTAATTATATGGCTTGGCTTACCTTGCGTTCACCTGGGGTTGATTTCAACGATGTCGGATATATGCGACAGGCCGATGAAGTTCAGCAGGTTGTTTGGATTGGATACAGGGAGTATAAACCCAAGAGACTCTTTAAATACTATGGACTCAATTTTAATGAGTATATAGGATGGAGCTTTGGAGGTCAATCCATCTACAAGGGTGCAAATGTTAATGGATTCGGACAATTCAACAACTACTGGAATATTGGGTCAGGGTTTAACATGGATGCCGAATCCCTGGATCGGTCACAACTCAGAGGCGGACCTGGACTCATGGTTCCCGGTGGTTACAATTACTGGATTGATTTATCCTCTGATGGCAGAAAGAAACTGAGCATGGGTGTGAATGCGTGGTTATACAGGGGATTTGAAGAATATACATCCATGAATGGGCTATCATTATCTGCTACCTTTAAACCCATTAATTCACTTTCAATCTCTTTGTCGCCGGATTACTCATGGGGGTTCAATGAATTGCAATATGTAACGGATTTAACTTATAATGAGTCCACAAGATTTATCCTTGCTCGTCTCGACCAACATTCATTTGGTGTATCGGTAAGACTAGATTATTCACTTACTCCTGACCTTTCTATTCAATATTATGGACAACCGTTCCTTTTCGCAGGGAACTATTCCAATTATAAACGGGTCATCAATGCAAAAGCCTCAGATTATGAAGATCGGTTTATCGACTTTACAGAAGGTGTTGAATTATTTGAAGGGGAAGATGAAAATGAATGGCAGGTTGATGAAAACAGGGATGGAAATGTGGATTATACATTTTCCGATGATGATTTCAATTTTATGCAATTCAGGTCGAACCTGGTAATGAGATGGGAATACAGGCCGGGTTCCTCATTATACCTGGTTTGGTCGCAAGGCAGAACCCAGGATGATACCCATGGGGACTTCGCATTCAGAAGGGATATGAATTACCTGTTTGATAAGCACCCCCAGGATATATTTTTGGTTAAAGTGTCGTATATGCTTGTATTCTGA
- the fusA gene encoding elongation factor G, protein MSEKLKYTRNIGIMAHIDAGKTTTTERILYYTGRNYKLGEVHDGTATMDWMIQEQERGITITSAATTVSWEYKNQEYRLNIIDTPGHVDFTVEVERSLRVLDGAVAVFCAVGGVEPQSETVWKQADKYLVPRICFINKMDRSGADFFNVINEIKEKLGANPIPLQLPIGSEDSFQGVVDLISNKAIVWDDDSKGMHYFEGPVPEDMLEIVDEYRTMLVEGCAEEDEALMEKYFSDHNSITEEEMHAIIRKATLEMRIVPVVCGSAFKNKGVQNLLDAIVSFLPNPYELAAVTGINPDTEKEESRKPDPDEPFAALAFKIATDPFVGRIAFFRVYSGTLESGSYVLNAGTGKKERISRIFQMHANKQTPISMIEAGDIGAAVGFKQIRTGDTLCDEKHPIVLESMSFPEPVISMAIEPRTQDDVDKLDSALGKLVEEDPTLTVRTDTETGQTILSGMGELHLDIITDRLRREFKIEINHGAPQVAYREAVVSLVHHREVYKKQSGGRGKFADIEFELGPADEGFKGLQFINNVRGGNIPKEFIPSIEKGFKAAMVNGVLAGFAVENLKVTLLDGSFHTVDSDSLSFEICAKIAFKEAAKKAKNVLLEPVMKVEVSCPDDYVGDVTGDLNKRRAVLEHIDAKIRYQIIRARVPLSEMFGYVTSLRSVTSGRGTSSLEFSHYQETPKEIAEAVILKTRGY, encoded by the coding sequence ATGTCAGAAAAACTGAAATATACGCGTAACATCGGAATCATGGCCCACATTGATGCTGGGAAAACCACGACCACCGAGCGTATATTGTATTATACCGGTCGTAACTATAAACTAGGTGAAGTACATGATGGTACCGCTACTATGGACTGGATGATCCAGGAACAGGAACGCGGAATTACCATTACTTCTGCAGCTACTACAGTTAGTTGGGAATATAAGAACCAGGAATATCGTCTGAATATTATCGATACTCCGGGCCATGTTGATTTTACTGTTGAAGTAGAACGATCACTTCGGGTTCTCGATGGTGCCGTTGCAGTTTTTTGTGCTGTAGGTGGTGTTGAGCCTCAATCCGAAACTGTCTGGAAACAGGCTGATAAATATCTCGTCCCCCGTATTTGTTTCATCAATAAGATGGACCGTTCAGGGGCTGATTTTTTTAATGTAATAAACGAAATTAAGGAGAAACTGGGAGCTAATCCTATTCCTTTGCAGCTTCCTATTGGATCTGAGGATTCATTTCAGGGTGTAGTAGATCTTATTTCGAATAAAGCAATTGTTTGGGACGATGATTCCAAAGGAATGCATTATTTCGAAGGACCTGTGCCTGAGGATATGCTTGAAATAGTTGATGAGTATCGTACCATGCTGGTTGAAGGTTGTGCTGAAGAAGATGAAGCCCTCATGGAAAAATATTTCTCTGATCATAATTCAATCACAGAAGAGGAAATGCATGCGATTATTCGCAAAGCAACCCTCGAAATGCGCATTGTTCCCGTTGTTTGCGGTTCAGCTTTCAAAAATAAAGGTGTTCAGAATCTTCTGGATGCAATCGTTTCCTTCCTTCCAAATCCTTATGAACTTGCTGCTGTTACAGGAATCAATCCTGATACTGAAAAGGAAGAATCTCGTAAGCCGGATCCGGATGAACCTTTTGCTGCACTTGCATTCAAAATTGCTACCGATCCTTTTGTAGGCCGTATTGCTTTCTTCAGGGTCTATTCAGGTACTCTTGAATCAGGATCATATGTCCTGAATGCCGGTACCGGTAAGAAAGAAAGAATTTCCCGTATCTTCCAGATGCATGCCAATAAGCAGACTCCAATCAGTATGATTGAAGCAGGTGATATTGGTGCTGCAGTTGGATTCAAACAGATACGCACTGGCGATACGCTTTGTGATGAAAAGCACCCGATTGTTCTCGAATCCATGAGTTTCCCTGAGCCTGTTATCAGCATGGCTATCGAACCCAGGACACAGGATGATGTTGATAAACTGGATTCTGCCTTAGGCAAACTGGTTGAAGAAGATCCTACACTCACCGTTCGTACCGATACCGAAACAGGTCAGACGATCCTTTCAGGAATGGGCGAACTTCACCTCGATATTATTACAGACCGCCTGCGCAGGGAATTCAAGATTGAAATAAATCATGGAGCTCCTCAGGTAGCTTACCGCGAAGCTGTTGTTTCACTGGTTCACCATCGTGAAGTCTATAAGAAACAAAGTGGTGGCAGGGGTAAATTTGCAGATATTGAATTCGAACTCGGTCCTGCCGACGAAGGATTTAAAGGGCTGCAGTTTATCAATAATGTTCGTGGCGGTAATATTCCAAAGGAATTTATACCATCAATAGAAAAAGGTTTCAAAGCAGCAATGGTCAATGGCGTACTTGCCGGCTTTGCAGTGGAAAACCTTAAAGTAACCTTATTGGATGGATCTTTCCATACAGTAGATAGTGATTCATTGTCCTTTGAAATTTGCGCAAAAATCGCATTCAAGGAAGCAGCCAAAAAAGCTAAAAATGTATTACTTGAGCCTGTAATGAAAGTGGAAGTCAGTTGTCCGGATGATTACGTTGGAGATGTTACAGGTGACCTGAACAAACGCCGCGCAGTGCTGGAACATATTGATGCCAAAATTCGTTACCAGATCATAAGAGCCCGTGTTCCCCTTTCAGAAATGTTCGGATATGTAACTTCTTTACGAAGTGTCACATCCGGAAGAGGAACATCAAGTCTGGAGTTTTCACATTACCAGGAAACTCCAAAGGAAATAGCCGAAGCGGTTATTTTAAAAACCAGAGGATATTAA